In the Anser cygnoides isolate HZ-2024a breed goose chromosome 27, Taihu_goose_T2T_genome, whole genome shotgun sequence genome, one interval contains:
- the DOHH gene encoding deoxyhypusine hydroxylase yields the protein MVTEEQVSAIGRTLLDAAQPLPARFRALFTLRNLGGPAAVACIGRAFGDGSALLKHELAYCLGQMRDEAAIPVLLSVLRDTRQEPMVRHEAGEALGAIGNPEVLDVLKQYSEDPVVEVAETCQLAVKRLEWLQEHGEEPGASPYQSVDPAPPAEETDVAKLREALLDEGRPLFDRYRAMFALRNLGGRDAVLALADGLQAGSALFRHEIGYVLGQMQDEACVPQLTAALRSRAESPMVRHECAEALGAIARPSCLETLRAFARDEERVVRESCEVALDMYEYENGSQFQYADGLCKLQA from the exons ATGGTGACCGAGGAGCAGGTCTCCGCCATCGGCCGCACGCTGCTGGACGCGGCGCAGCCGCTGCCCGCCCGGTTCCGCGCCCTCTTCACCCTGCGCAACctgggcggccccgcggccgtgGCCTGCATCGGCCGGGCCTTCGGGGACGGCTCGGCGCTGCTCAAGCACGAGCTGGCCTACTGCCTGGGCCAGATGCGGGACGAAGCCGCCATCCCCGTGCTGCTCAGCGTGCTGCGGGACACCCGCCAGGAGCCCATGGTCCGGCACGAGGCGG GTGAAGCGCTGGGCGCCATTGGGAACCCCGAGGTGCTGGACGTCCTGAAGCAGTACTCGGAGGACCCCGTGGTTGAG GTGGCGGAGACGTGCCAGCTGGCCGTCAagaggctggagtggctgcaggagcacggCGAGGAGCCGGGCGCCAGCCCCTACCAGTCGGTGGATCCCGCTCCCCCTGCCGAGGAGACGGACGTGGCCAAGCTGCGCGAAGCCCTCCTGGATGAGGGGCGCCCGCTCTTTGACCGCTACCGGGCCATGTTCGCCCTGCGGAACCTGGGCGGCCGGGACGCCGTGCTGGCACTGGCTGACG GGCTCCAGGCCGGCAGCGCCCTCTTCCGCCACGAGATCGGCTACGTGCTGGGCCAGATGCAGGACGAGGCGTGCGTGCCGCAGCTGACGGCCGCGCTGCGCAGCCGCGCCGAGAGCCCCATGGTGCGGCACGAGTGCGCCGAGGCCCTGGGCGCCATCGCCCGCCCCTCCTGCCTGGAGACCCTGCGCGCCTTCGCCCGGGACGAGGAGCGGGTGGTGCGGGAGAGCTGCGAGGTGGCGCTGGACATGTACGAGTACGAGAACGGCTCCCAGTTCCAGTACGCCGACGGGCTCTGCAAGCTGCAGGCCTGA
- the SMIM24 gene encoding small integral membrane protein 24: MPRSPQPLGLLLLLALAATARGQEALGSKQWQPWLVGLTAVVVFLFIVFLVLLANRFWQLRMRRKRGVPEEPQAIGRLEKAAYSNAAADRDSDDERERHKATSL; this comes from the exons ATGCCGaggtccccccagcccctggggctgctgctcctgctcgcCCTCGCTGCCACCGCCCGGGGACAGGAGG CCCTCGGCTCCAAGCAGTGGCAGCCCTGGCTCGTTGGCCTCACGGCCGTCGTCGTCTTCCTCTTCATCGTCTTCCTGGTGCTGCTCGCCAACCGCTTCTGGCAGCTCCGGATGCGCAg GAAGCGCGGAGTCCCCGAGGAGCCGCAGGCGATCGGCAG GCTGGAGAAGGCCGCCTACAGCAACGCGGCGGCCGACAGGGACAGCGACGACGAGCGGGAGCGCCACAAGGCCACGTCGCTGTGA
- the SMIM44 gene encoding small integral membrane protein 44 produces MALPGGAVPRHLLQSPPEEDGVLYVEYKPPALDSIRLPRYVVYLVMAASLVLVVAYAIVGHLIKDLVHDFADWAFGPKPEEEKAVMGEGGALEVEWPEEDGALPEERPQGEGAGALPGMDIPLGLLSTAPRGSISFADPHKKRFF; encoded by the exons ATGGCCCTGCCGGGGGGTGCCGTGCCGCGGCACCTGCTGCAGTCCCCCCCCGAGGAGGACGGGGTGCTCTACGTGGAGTACAAGCCCCCCGCCCTGGACAGCATCCGCCTGCCCCGCTACGTCGTCTACCTGGTGATGGCGGCCagcctggtgctggtggtggcgTACGCCATCGTGGGCCACCTCATCAAGGACCTGGTGCACGACTTCGCCG ATTGGGCGTTCGGGCCCAAGCCGGAGGAGGAGAAGGCGGTGATGGGCGAGGGCGGCGCGCTGGAGGTGGAGTGGCCGGAGGAGGACGGGGCGCTGCCGGAGGAGAGGCCGCAGGGCGAAGGCGCCGGCGCGCTGCCCGGCATGGACATCCcgctggggctgctctccaccGCCCCGCGCGGCTCCATCTCCTTCGCCGACCCCCACAAGAAGAGGTTTTTCTAG
- the LOC106045627 gene encoding uncharacterized protein encodes MQQRLLVLLGALARRAGGRRRAMAGRWDGPQRRAWLRHYYSQRQKRLMTLLIARRRRTSCYFYPRAWPSVRGADWWERVVLKEFRPQDWLEKFRMSRETFFYVCNRLRPGLAPHSAHFHPALPLEKRVAVALWHLATNVEYQTLSPLFGVGPSTVQTCVREVSYAVVLLLKPLYLRLPNEKELENMVRIFRARWGFPHCIGALDSLHIPINPPLRLSADYCNGQGWHSILTQATVDGLGQFWDVSTAFPGSMENSAVLESSSLWVLAKEGRLCPNPPKHFMGKAQKYVLLGDATYPLQDWILKPYQEDENLTQRQLQFNYRLKRAHSVIENAFLRLKARWQILLKCDDCSLELLPTLVLACCILHNVCEAHDNPFNEEWLEGTEPTELPKPCQPAPAAMEDGRAEQVRELMCQYFESCGEG; translated from the exons ATGCAGCAgcggctgctggtgctgctgggcgCGCtggcgcggcgggcgggcgggcggcgccgggccATGGCCGGGCGCTGGGACGGGCCGCAGCGGCGGGCCTGGCTCCGCCACTACTACAGCCAGCGGCAGAAACGGCTCATgacg CTCCTGATCGCTCGCCGGAGGAGAACCAGCTGCTACTTCTACCCCCGCGCCTGGCCCAGCGTCCGGGGCGCGGACTGGTGGGAGCGGGTGGTGCTGAAGGAGTTCCGTCCCCAGGACTGGCTGGAGAAGTTCCGGATGTCCAGGGAGACCTTCTTCTACGTCTGCAACCGGCTGCGGCCGGGGCTGGCTCCGCACAGCGCCCACTTCCACCCCGCGCTGCCCCTGGAGAAGCGGGTGGCCGTGGCCCTGTGGCACTTGGCCACCAACGTGGAGTACCAGACTCTGAGCCCGCTCTTCGGCGTGGGGCCCTCCACGGTGCAGACGTGCGTGCGGGAGGTGAGCTACGCCGTGGTCCTGCTGCTGAAGCCCCTCTACCTCCGGCTGCCCAACGAGAAGGAGCTGGAGAACATGGTGCGCATCTTCCGCGCCCGCTGGGGCTTCCCGCACTGCATCGGCGCCCTGGACAGCCTCCACATCCCCATCAACCCCCCGCTGCGCCTCAGCGCCGACTACTGCAACGGCCAGGGCTGGCACTCCATCCTCACCCAGGCCACCGTGGACGGGCTGGGCCAGTTCTGGGACGTCTCCACCGCCTTCCCCGGCAGCATGGAGAACAGCGCGGTCCTGGAGAGCTCCAGCCTGTGGGTGCTGGCCAAGGAGGGCCGGCTGTGCCCCAACCCGCCCAAGCACTTCATGGGGAAGGCGCAGAAGTACGTGCTGCTGGGCGACGCCACCTACCCCCTGCAAGACTGGATCCTCAAGCCCTACCAGGAGGATGAGAACCTCACCCAGCGGCAGCTGCAGTTCAACTACCGCCTCAAGCGGGCGCACAGCGTGATCGAGAACGCCTTCCTGCGCCTGAAGGCTCGCTGGCAGATCCTCCTCAAGTGCGACGACtgcagcctggagctgctgcccaccctCGTCCTCGCCTGCTGCATCCTGCACAACGTCTGCGAAGCGCACGACAACCCCTTCAACGAGGAGTGGCTGGAGGGCACCGAGCCCACCGAGCTGCCCAAGCCCTGCCAGCCCGCGCCCGCCGCCATGGAGGACGGCCGGGCCGAGCAGGTGCGCGAGCTGATGTGCCAGTACTTCGAGAGCTGCGGGGAGGGCTGA